A window from Primulina eburnea isolate SZY01 chromosome 2, ASM2296580v1, whole genome shotgun sequence encodes these proteins:
- the LOC140824152 gene encoding uncharacterized protein, with protein MGHKASDCPKLKQPTTGRAYVMHAEQAEPDTSLITGRILLKGIATYALLDYGATHCLISESFVKKFGILPVHVESGFRDTVPSGKHIVSSSYANDVELKLQKNVIRRRTISIRPPNGKAFIFEVAQNKQMPHIIFCICAKKLIQKGCQSFLVSIISAPKIEDRSIEDVEVVKDFSDVFPDDFSGIPPEREIEFAIELMPGTMTISKAPY; from the exons ATGGGACACAAGGCTAGCGATTGCCCAAAGCTCAAGCAACCTACAACTGGAAGGGCATATGTGATGCATGCTGAACAAGCGGAGCCAGACACTTCGCTTATTACAG GGCGAATATTGTTAAAGGGAATAGCTACCTACGCTTTACTAGATTACGGAGCTACGCATTGTTTAATATCTGAATCATTCGTGAAGAAATTTGGAATCTTACCAGTACACGTAGAGTCAGGATTTAGAGATACAGTGCCTTCTGGCAAACATATTGTTTCTAGTAGCTACGCTAATGATGTGGAACTTAAATTGCAAAAGAATGTTATACGA CGGAGGACAATATCTATTAGACCACCAAATGGGAAAGCATTTATCTTTGAGGTGGCACAAAACAAACAAATGCCACATATTATTTTTTGCATATGTGCGAAGAAGCTTATTCAAAAGGGTTGCCAAAGTTTCCTTGTTAGTATTATATCAGCACCCAAAATTGAAGATCGGTCTATTGAGGATGTCGAGGTAGTTAAGGATTTCTCGGACGTATTCCCCGATGATTTTTCTGGCATCCCACCTGAAAGAGAAATAGAATTTGCTATTGAGTTGATGCCTGGTACAATgacaatctctaaggcaccatattGA